The window CGATAGCTGCCCACATGCCCGGCCGATACTCGGGAGCGTCCTGGTCGCGGAATACTAGACTACTCACAATGCCCCCAATGCCGCCGAGCCCAACCAGCGTGGCGCTGGACAAGGCTCTGGTCCATTGTCCGCGCACATTGTTGGCCTGGTACGCCATGCAGGCGGGAATGTTGGCATTCGCGCCCGCCACGGTGAGGAACACGCCCGCGTAACGCGTGGCATTGCCCTGGGCGAACCCCATCATCGGTAGTCCGATGATACAGATGAGTGCGTTGACAACGAGAATGGCGCCCCGGATGCGGTATTTGTCGCCGACCCAGGCAGTGGCATACATGAGGATGCCCGCCAGGCCATACGGCGGCGCCACGAGACATTCGGATTCCCCCACGCCAAATCCCATGCCGTCACGGAGGATGATAGGCAGAAAGTAGGCGATTGCGTAGGTGACCGTTGTGAGACAACTAAAGAATGTTCAGTTGCGATAGATCGATCGGAGACCAGTTCCTACGTACAAGAAGATCATAGCAAACCCCCAGATCTTGGGATCCAAGACCGGCTTCAAGAACTTGCCGAGTGAGAACGCCTCCAGGTTACCGTCTCGACGGTCCTGGTTGATGCGGCGGATAATGAATGCGCTCTCCTTTTCATTCAGGAACCGCCAGGACTTGGCTGCTCGGTCCGGAAAGTCGACCACGAAAACGAAGCATACCATCCCAATGGCACCCGTGATCTATTCCGTAGTTAGTGGGATGGGTTCTGTTCCACCATCAAGAACCGTACGCACCACGCCCTCTAGGATCAGGATCCAGGACCATCCATTCAGCCCATGAGCGCCGCTCAGTTGCATCAGGCCGAACGCAAGAATACCGGACAGTGACCCCGCGACACACCCAATCAGATAGAAAACAGAGAACCGCTTCTGCACATCATCTGCCAGGACCGTGTCAGAGTCTGTTTCTTCAACTTAAAGACCGCATCACCTACATCGAGTATACCAGCAAGATAACAGGTATACGCAGCCGGGGAAATATCCTGCCTCTAAGACACCGAGCAGCACACGCAGACCAACCAGTTGACCAAAGTTTTTCACAAATCCCGTTCCCTATAGATGATCTTGTCAGCACAATCTCGATAACTCATCGCGAAAGGTTTCTCACGATCATAATGACCGCCCAAGTAATAATGATGGTTGACAAAAAGATCCTCGGCCCAATCTTGCGAATGAGAATTGTCATCGGCGGCTGGAAGATAACGTAGGGCACGAAGAAcatgaggacgacgatggaCTGGCCCTACTGTCAGCCGTGGAAGATCCTGCTCGTACTTAATACAGGTATCTCACATAGCGATTGTCCACATCGAGCTTCAAATCTTCAATCATACTGTCGCGGTCAGAGTAGTCAAAAATCCCATCAGCATCCCCAACGCGCATGGAGCTGTCTTACCCagcgatggcggccatgctCAGGTTGGTACGGTCCATCAGCGAGATACAGTATGCCAGACCCGTCATGGTGACCAGTCGACGATCCACACGGCGGATAATTGCCTTTTGCTCTTCGAATGTGAactcttcatcttcctcactACTGCTGGGTGAGTGCTGAGCAACGTCCTCGATGCGGTCCACGGAGGGTGGTTTGTCGTCTGGGGCTGACATTCTCTCCTATAGATGAAATAAACCGTAATGGGGTAGAAATGATAATAGGGTGAtggtttttgctttttggAAATAGTGCAACCGACTGCTTCTAACCGCAAATATCAACTATATGTAAATGCAGCCATGACGACCATACATCCATTATATCACTAGGCTACCACTATTACGCTCAGGACTCTCACGCTGTGGAACAGCCGTGTCAGTCTACAATAGCCGACAGGAAGTGGGCAGATGCCTCGGATCATTGGCAAAATACAGTAGTGAGTTGCAGGGGTTGCAGAGCCAAGttcccgaagaagaggggaggTGGTCAGTCCCCACAATCGATGGCTCTTCCTGCATCGATGTCGCCGGGCAATCTGGGGTTGTTTGGACAAAAAGACGTGGCTCGGATGCTCGCCGCGACGATCTGGGGAGGGAATGGGCATAGATGCGGGGAATGGGAGCTGCTTGGATCTTGGCGGCTTGACACATGGAGCTACTGCCTCACTCTGTAGCAGAGGGGCTTTGTTTCTTTTGAATCTCCACCCAGAATGCCGTTCATGTGGGGCGGGACTTATCTCGTCGTGTCTCTGGAGTCGAAACAACCTGTCACGTCACCCAAAGTGGAAACTGTATACCATTATATTGGGCGCCATCAGCCTCAGCTGTAGATATGCGTGTTTGAGAGTAATAGTCTGGGCTCCAAATCTTTTAATTTGCCAGATCCCGCCAAACAATACTGGAGTACAGATACTGTTAAATATAATAGGGCCAGGCCATCCGCTGAATACGCTGAATACGACGCAAATCACTCTAATCTTTCAGTTTGATCCTGCTACTCAGGAGGCGCTAGACGAACCAAGGGAACAAGggaaacaagaacaaaagcTCCATATGAGACGGGACACACAGACAGACCACATTCTCCACATTTAACATGAGGAGAAGGGTATAGATCGAATGATATGCAAGCCCCACGTTGCTGGATGCATAGGAAATGCAGGATAGCTGGGTGGTCCGGGCTGGACGGAAGCCAGGAAGGGAAAGGTTATTGACTCGACAGAGACTTTATCAAGGTCATGATTCGCTATGCTACTGAGATCATTCGTGCTCGTCACAATTTGCCTCCTCTTATTCGGCAATCAGGACAGGCTTCAGTGCCGCAAAGCCTAACACAATTCTAAACGCGAAACAGCACGCGAGGACAGTAGCCACCACCCGAGCTATAATGAACGAGCACAATAATCCATCAGTCATGCAGTAGAATAACATATCATGCTCTTCCCGGTCGAGTGTTTGTACACAGAAATCTTAGACCGTTGATCTTCCAAAGCAACAAGCGAAATGGTAGACTGTAGCGCATTGTAGCTGACATTGCGGCAAGTCGAGGCGAGCTGAGCAAACTCATCAGGTTGTGGATCccgatcaacatcttcaaggaACGAGACATGATGTACAAGCGATATTGCTCAATGTGTTGAGCAGGAGGAGCACGCGATGCTGGGTCCAAGGGTAGTTGCGGACGTTACGAAGACGGACGCTTTGCTTGCTCTCTTACCCAGCAAGGCAAGAATTGGCTACCTTGTGGCACGGTCAATCTTCTCAAGATGATAAGAAATGTAATAGAATGTTGTATAACTCACAGTACCGAGACCTGCAGTATAAGATTCCGTCCATTTAGTGTAAAAAATACACATTCTAGAAAGCCCTTGGAGATGAAACAGAGGAGTATTAAGAGGACATCTAGCATAGTCTAATGAAAACACCCTATATGATTGAGCTTGTACACACAATTAAACGTGAACCCATCCCTTCGACAGGAATGTTGACCAGGATGTAGATCAAGCAAACACTCCCGCAAAAAAGACGTTGAACTGACAGATAGCTTAATTCACGATCGGCAACAAGTACGTGCCCTTACAAAATTGCCATTTATGCTAGCATTTCATTCGATAATCACGGAGCTATTACTACCTAGGGACTAATAATAACTAGTATTATCCAATGTAATATCCGCAACTAAATTAAAAAATAGATTAAAAGTTCCATGGATTGGGGCTGCGATGACGTTTGGCGGAGAGGCATGACGTAGGTGCCATGTCTTGCCCGGATTCACCTGTTTGTGACAATCCATTGACATTCGCTTGAATCGCATCGAATTTTGGGTCTGAATATTGTCTGCACCAACAACCAGAGAGACTCGACAGTTACAGCGGTTCATCCTGTCGACCGCGCACAGAagtgaaaaaagaaaatggccacCATATCGATTAGCGCTCCCGGCGCGACCGGCGGGTTCCTCTACAACAATGGCTCCAACAATGCTCGGCTGTGCATCACTGCTGAGACGGGAGAATTCGACTCGGAGATAATTCAAAACTGGCAAGAGGAAGGATTTGATGTTCTCTATCTACCCTTTAATGGCGGCGGAAAGGAATACGAGTCTCAGTTGAAGTCAGTCAAGGACGGACTGGGCGTGGGCGAGAACTACGCTGTGGTCGGTATGTGCGCATGGAGTGAATTCTGGCGAAAATGGCTACTGACCTTCCAAAGCGTTCGGGGACGCCGCCAACTATTGCCTGGACTACTATCTCAAGcccatcaacgccgcccgACTTTGCGCTCTTGTCGCATACTATCCGAGTAACATCCCAGACACCCGGTCTCGATTCCCAGCCTCGTTGCCCGTCCTCGTACATCTGGCTGGAAAAACGATTGATGTGACTACTGTTCCCGTTGCGCTGGGTCTTcagggaaagaaaaagcgcaagaCGCGACCCATCAACCCAGGCATTGGAACGGGAGAGCGTCTAGAATTGGCATATCCGGCATACACTTATGATTATGCTCAACCTGGATTTGCGGAGGCCGATTTGGAAGAGTTTGATCACTTGGCAGCTGGCTTGGCTTGGACCCGTACTCTGCGTGTTTTGAGAAAAGGATTCGCAAGAGAAGCAGACCTTGAAAAGCGATGGGAGGACCACCAGGAAGGTAAGTTAGTGCAACTTTTGGCCAAAATAGAATCTAACAATTGCAGCTAAATTCTTTGCTTCCAACTTGTCCAAAACCATGGATGGCTACGTCAAGCATAAAACCCCGACGGTTACTTTCGCCTCGACCTTGAGTGGTGCAACTGGCGCCCAGGCACTTCGGCGCTTCTATGAGCAACACTTCATTGGCAAACTGCCGCCATCCATGCGTCTTCGCTTGCTGTCGCGAACGACAGGAGCGGATCGGGTTGTCGACGAGTTGTACGCGGGGTTTGAGCATACTCAGGAAATCCCATGGATGTTGCCAGGAGTACCTCCAACCAACCGGCGTGTGGAGATCGTGCTGGTCAGCATTGTCAGTATGCGCGCTGGACGGCTCTATTCGGAACATGTCTACTGGGACCAAGCCAGCGTTTTGGTGCAggtcggccttcttgatccCAAACTAGTTCCCAAAACTGCCCAGGGGGTTGACCGACTCCCCGTCGTTGGCCGCGAAGCCGCTCGTCGGATTCTGAATGAAGACCCGGAAGTTGAGCAGGAAGACTACCACAATC of the Penicillium psychrofluorescens genome assembly, chromosome: 1 genome contains:
- a CDS encoding uncharacterized protein (ID:PFLUO_000902-T1.cds;~source:funannotate) — its product is MDERMSAPDDKPPSVDRIEDVAQHSPSSSEEDEEFTFEEQKAIIRRVDRRLVTMTGLAYCISLMDRTNLSMAAIAGMIEDLKLDVDNRYGQSIVVLMFFVPYVIFQPPMTILIRKIGPRIFLSTIIITWAVIMIGTGFVKNFGQLVGLRVLLGVLEAGYFPGCVYLLSCWYTRYDVQKRFSVFYLIGCVAGSLSGILAFGLMQLSGAHGLNGWSWILILEGVITGAIGMVCFVFVVDFPDRAAKSWRFLNEKESAFIIRRINQDRRDGNLEAFSLGKFLKPVLDPKIWGFAMIFFCLTTVTYAIAYFLPIILRDGMGFGVGESECLVAPPYGLAGILMYATAWVGDKYRIRGAILVVNALICIIGLPMMGFAQGNATRYAGVFLTVAGANANIPACMAYQANNVRGQWTRALSSATLVGLGGIGGIVSSLVFRDQDAPEYRPGMWAAIA
- a CDS encoding uncharacterized protein (ID:PFLUO_000903-T1.cds;~source:funannotate); amino-acid sequence: MATISISAPGATGGFLYNNGSNNARLCITAETGEFDSEIIQNWQEEGFDVLYLPFNGGGKEYESQLKSVKDGLGVGENYAVVAFGDAANYCLDYYLKPINAARLCALVAYYPSNIPDTRSRFPASLPVLVHLAGKTIDVTTVPVALGLQGKKKRKTRPINPGIGTGERLELAYPAYTYDYAQPGFAEADLEEFDHLAAGLAWTRTLRVLRKGFAREADLEKRWEDHQEAKFFASNLSKTMDGYVKHKTPTVTFASTLSGATGAQALRRFYEQHFIGKLPPSMRLRLLSRTTGADRVVDELYAGFEHTQEIPWMLPGVPPTNRRVEIVLVSIVSMRAGRLYSEHVYWDQASVLVQVGLLDPKLVPKTAQGVDRLPVVGREAARRILNEDPEVEQEDYHNRLIRRARARAKRGQSSRSSQIMEESAAELKSEAEAPSQPNQKAKGKSVVRDRRPAGPERTATETTEYEESHAQAPEDDEEAATKTESGAPSKTAYVEDGGGDKDSAAQQ